The stretch of DNA GTCGATGCCGCTGCAACTGGCCACGCTGTTCATCATGACCATGTCGATGGAACACGACATGACGGTGCGCCAGTCCTTCATCCACACCGGCCTGTTCACGCTCGGCGCCGTGGCTTATCTGGCCTACGCCATGGGCATCTCGTGGATACTGCGTCACCGCATCAAGCAGCAGGTGCTGGCCGAAGCGCTGTTCGAACTGGCGGCCTACATCGACATCAAGGCCGACTTCTACGATACGCGCCACAACCTCACCGAACAATTCAATAAACTGATCCGCCATCAAAGCCTGCTGGCCGATCGTCAGCAAGCCTCGCGTGACCTGATCCTGCGTGCGCATAACAACGCCCGCGACGCCATTGTGGTGCAGGTCCACGTCTGCATGCTGGACCTGTATGAACTGATCCTGTCCACCCACACCGACTACGCGCTGCTGCGCGCGCACTTGGCCGACTCGCCGGTGATGACCACGCTGCACGACCTGGCCTACAAGGCCGCACGCGATATCGAATCGGTGGCCTACGACGTCACGCGCAAGAAGTCGTCCTATCCGGAGATCAGCTACGAGCCCGAGCTGGATGCGATCGAAGCGGAGCTGGCCGCCATCCAGCAGCGCATCGACGACGGCAAGCCGCAGCACGAAGCGCTGGCGGTGCTGCGCGCACAGCGCAACAAGATCCGCGCCATCATCAAGATGATCGGCGAACTGCATCAGGCCAGCCAGAAGGCCTACGACACCACGCCGTTCTGGGTCGATGCCGACATGGGGCCGTTCCTGTCGCAGCAGAAGTACGAATTCCGCATGATCCTGTCGCACCTGCGGCTCGATTCGCCGATCTTCCGCTTCTCGCTGCGGGTGGCGATGGCGATTGCGGTCGGCCTGGCGGTGGCGGCGCTGCTGCCGTATGCGGCACACAGCTACTGGATCGTGCTGACGATTGTGATCATCCTCAAGCCATCGTTCAGCATGACCAAGCAGCGCCGCAGCGACCGCATCATCGGCACCATCATCGGCTGCGTGATCACGGCGCTGGTCATCAAGTTCCTCAACTATCCGGCGCTGATTCTCGCCATCCTGGTGCTGTCGACGGTGGCCACGCCCACCTTCATTTACCTGCGGTACCGCTACGCGGCGATTGCGGTGTCGATCATGATCCTGCTGCAGATGCACCTGATCGCACCGGGCAACCATAACCTGATCATGGAGCGTCTGATCGACACCTTCATCGGCGCGGCGGTGGCAACGGTGTTCAGCTTCGTGCTGGCCAGCTGGGAGTACCAGACCTTGCCGCGCCTGGTGCGGGAAGTGCTGGCGGTTAACCTGCGCTACATGCAGGCCAGCTTCGATCTGCTGCAAGGCAAAGGCAAGGATGATTTCGCCTACCGCATTGAACGCAAACGCCTGATGGACAGCCTGGCCATGCTCAGTTCCGCGCTGGTGCGCATGCTCGACGAACCGTCCAGCAAGCAGCGCGCGGTGGAGGATATCAACCTGTTCATCGTGCAGAATTACCTGCTGGTGGCGCACGTGGCGGCGCTGCGCGCGATCCTGCGCCGGCATACCAGGGAGCTGCCGGCGGAACCGGTCAACGCCATGCTGGCCGACAGCCATGACCAGGTGGTAGAGACGCTCACGCGCGCGCTCGATCCGCACAAGGCCGACCAGGCGCCGTTGATGACGCCAATCGCTGCCGATACCAGCAGCGTGCCGTGGTCCGGCTGGCCGCTGGTCCAGCGCCGCATCCGGCTGCTGCAAGCGGACGCCGTCAAAATCATCGTCCACCGCGAAGCCATCCTGCGAGACATCGCCTAGCGCACCTGCTAGTATGGGCGGATGAACATCTCCGCCTTCACCACCCGCGACCTGCTGTCCGCCCTCCTGGTCGTTATCATCTGGGGCACCAACTTTGTCGCGATGAAGGTCGGTCTGCGCGACCTGACGCCGTTCCAGTTGGGCGCCGCGCGTTATGTCTTCGCCATCCTGCCGCTGATCTTCTTCGTGCGCCCGCCCAAGCTGGCGCCCAAGTGGGTGATCGCCTATGGCTTGAGCCAGGGCGTGGGGCAATTCGGACTGCTGTTCCTGTCGCTCAAGGTCGGCATGTCGGCCTCGTTGGCCTCGGTGATTTTGCAGACGCAGGTCTTCTTCACCGCCATCTTCAGCTTCATGCTGCTGAAAGAGCACACCAGCCGCGCGCTGATGGCCGGGCTGCTGCTGGCGGCCGTGGGCCTGGGCTGCTTCGCCACCAGCGCCATGCAATCGGGCCACGCCATCGACATCACGCCAGGCGGCTTCGTGCTATGCCTGGCCGGTGCCGCGATGTGGGCCGTGTCGAATATCGTTGTGCGCCGCGCGCAGAAGGCCACGCCCAACTTTGACGTCATCAGTTTTATCGTCTGGTGCGGCGCGGTGCCGATTATTCCCTTCGTGCTGCTGTCGTTGGCGTTTGACGCTCCTTCCACCCGCTGGATCTGGATGGCTGCGCCGCCGGTCACCTGGGTGGCGGTCGCGTACATCGGCTGGATTTCCACCATCGCCGGCTACGCGATGTGGACCCGTTTGCTGAAGCGCCATCCGGTCAACCGCGTGGCGCCGTTCAGTTTGGGCGTACCGGTGGTGGGCATCGCCTCCGGCATGCTGATGCTCGGCGATACCATCGGCGCGTGGCAGTGGGCCGGCACCGCCTTGATTGTCGCGGCGCTGGTCTGCACCATGTTCGGCGGCCGCTGGCTGGACCGCCAGGCCTGATCAGCCGGCGAAGCAGACGCGGTTGCGGCCCGTCTCCTTGGCGCGGTACAGCAGTGCATCGGCCTTTTGCAGCATCGCTTCCGCCGTGCCGGCCGCCAGGTCGGCGTACACGCCCATGCTCATGGTCACCTTCAGTTCCGGATGCACCTGATGCCACGGGAAGGCCTCGATCATCGCGCGCAGCTTGTCGCACAGTGCGGCGGCCTGCGGCAGTTCAGTCTCCGGAAACGCGATGACGAATTCCTCGCCGCCATAGCGCGCCACCAGATCGCTCAGGCGCATATGGCTGCGCAGGATCTCACCGACCTGGCGCAGCACCGTGTCGCCGGTGGCGTGCGAGAACTGGTCGTTGATCTTCTTGAAGAAATCGATATCGCCGATCACCACGCTGAGCGGCCGCTTGTGGCGCACCGCGTGGCTGAACAAGGTACAAGCCTGTTCATCGAAATGGCGGCGGTTATGCAGCTTAGTCAGCGCGTCGCGCACGCTCAGCTCGCGCATCTGCTCCGCCTGCGCCAGAATGGTCTGGTGCGATTCGCTCAACTCCTCGTGCGTGCGCGCCAGCTTTTCACTCATGGCGTTGAATGCGGCAGCCAGTTCGGCCACTTCGTCCTTGCCCTCGACCGGCACCCGCTGCAACAGCGATCCGCCATGCATGGCGCGCACCGCGCCGGTTAGATGGCCCAGCGTGCGGCCCAGTCCACGGCTGAGCAGCACGCCGAGCACCAGCGCCAGCACCGCCGCGCCGCTGACACCAAACCAGAGCGCATCGCGCATTGCCGCCAGATATTGCAGTTCCTGCCTGCTCGGCGTGATCACGCCTTCCGGCGACACATACGCCACCACGCGGCCGTGCACCTCGACTGCCCGCGCATCCTTGCGCGCCGCCTCCGACAGCAGTTCGCCATGCTTGTAGACGCCGGCGCCGAGCAGCACGCGGTAATCCTGGTCGGCCAGAATGAAGTGATACGGCGGCTCGCCGCGATGCTCCGGCCGGCCCTCGCCGGGCGGCGGTGGCGGACGCTCGCGGTCATCCGCCGGCGGCGGCGGACGATCCCCGGCGGACGGCCTGCGGCTCTGCATGAAGGCGTCGAACCCTTCCTTGCCGTGATTGGCCTCCCAGCTGCCATATTGCGCCAGATAGGCGGTGACGGACTCATGAAAATGCTCGGCCGCTCGCTCGCGCCGCATGCCGTCGACCTTCTTGGTCATGCCGGCATAGGCCAGGCCGCCTACCATCGCCACGGCAGCCAGTCCGGTCAACAGCAACGCCAGCATGAATTTCGTGCGCAGAGACATTCCCACCCCATCAGATTATTGCTAAAAGGACAGTAATCATACCTGAAGGCAGCGGCTACACAAAAAAATTACACTACTTCAACTTACTCCAAAGCACCACCTCTTCATAGGGAAAATCCCAAGTTATATACATTGCTTATGGCTCGTATCATAAATCGAAAGTTTTCTTATTACTGAAATGCGCGCATACTGCAACGCAACAAACGAATATTGATGGAGTTTCCGATGAGCGCAATGACCTACACCACGACCAATGACACTGGCTACTTCGCCAATGTTGCCACCGCAGTACGCCAGCTGTTCGCAGCCGTGTTCGCCGTACAACCGGGTATGTCGCAGCGCAACAAAGAAGAAACCATCTGGTGGCTCACTCGCATGGCGAATGACTGCGAGCGCCACTCCCCTAGCCTGTCCGCCGAGCTGCGCTTCTTCGCATCGCGCGGTTAATCGAATTCACTCAAGGAGAAATACTATGCTGACCATTATCGAAAACCTGCCTGCTGCAATCGCTCTGTCCGGCCTGGTGCTGCGCCTGTACCTGGGCAACAAGCCTGAAAACAACAGCGCTGAATAAGTTACACCGTCAAAATGGCAAAAGCCCCGGCACGCGCAAGCGGCCGGGGCTTTTTAATTGGCTACCGTATTACTGACGGTTGAGGCGCGAGTTGCGCATGCCGTACAGGAAGTAGGTCAGCACCGTGGCGGTGATCCAGATACCGAAGATGGTGTAGGTCGTCATCGACAGGCCAAACATCAGGTACAGGCAGGCCGCGATGCTCAGGCCCGGCACCAGGTAAGGACCACCCGGCACGCGGAAGCCTTTGACGGCCGATGGGCCTTCCTTGCGACGCATCACCGGCACCGCCACCGACACCACGCTGAACGCCGTCAGCGTACCCATGCTGACCATATCCCACAGGAAGGTCGCATCGACAAAACCGGCCACCAGGCCCACCACGATGCAGACGATCAGCGTGTTGTGCACCGGCGAACCGGTGCGCGGGCTGACTTTCTGGAACGCCGGTGAAATCAGGCCATCCTTGGAAATCGCGTACAGGATGCGGGTCTGGCCGTAGATGGTCACCAGCGTTACGCTGAATACCGAAATCACGGCGCCCGCCGCCAGCACCAGCGCCGGCCAGGTCTTGCCGGTGACGTTTTGCAGGATCACGGCCAGGCCGGCTTCCTGCCCGGCGAACTTGGCCGCCGGCTGCGCGCCCATCGCGGCCACCGCCACCAGCATGTAGAACACGGTCACAATCACCAGCGCGGACAGGATGCCGATCGGCACATTACGGGTAGGATTGCGCACTTCTTCGCCGGCAGTGGCCACAGTGTCCAGGCCGATGAAGGAGAAGAACACGGTCGCCGCCGCCGCCGTCACGCCGGCCATGCCGGTGGTGTGCACGCCGCCGTCCGGGCTGAAGAACGGGTGGAAGTTGTTGATGTCGAAACCGCTGAAGGCGATCACCACGAAGAAGATCAGGATCGCCAGCTTGATCATCACCATGATGGCGTTGGTGGTGGCCGATTCCTTGGCGCCGCGGATCAGCAGCAGGCAGCACAGGCACACCAGGATGATCGGCGGCAAATTGATGTGGCCGCCATGCACTTCGATCCCGTGCGCGGTCGAGACGATGGTCGGCGAGCGCAGCATCTCTGGAATATGCCAGCCGATCGCGTTATTCAGGAAATTATTCAAGTAGTCCGACCAGCCGATCGCCACCGCGCTGGCGGCCAGGCCATATTCCAGCAGCAAACAGGCGGCCATGATGAAGGCCAGGAACTCACCCACGGTGGCGTAAGCGAACGAATACGACGAGCCGGAGGCCGGAATGCGGAACGACAGCTCGGCATAGCACAGCGCGGTCAGGCCGGCGGTAATGGCGGCGATCAGGAACGACAGGATGACGGATGGGCCAGCCTTGGGTACGGCCTCAACCATCGTAAAGAAGATGCCGGTGCCGATCGTGGCGCCGACACCGATCATCGTCAGGGGGAACAGGCCTACAGAGCGGTGCAAACTGTTGCTGCTGCTTGGGTCTTCTGCTTTTTGATGGTTGACCAGCTTGGTACGGGTCAGTTTCTGGACCAGCGTTTGGTTCACAGGCTATCCTTGTGGGAGATGATGTCGGGGCAAAAACACAGCGATTATAGGGCTTTCCGTCCGGCTCCCCTACAGGTATTTTGTGCCACAAATACAACTTTGACCCTTACGCCATATGGCCTGCGTTACAAGTGCTTACTTTTGATACAGGGGCATGTATAGATTGCAAACAGGCGATGGCTTACTCTTGAGGCAAGTGTTACTCAAAGCCAAGAAGGAGAGCCAGCCATGCCGATTCAAAAGATCCCTACCGTATCTCGCCGCATCCATCCCGCCGCCGTGACCGGCGCCGCCATGGTCCTGCTTGGCCTGGCCATTACCCTGACGGCGCTGATCATCCACCACTAAGCGAAAGCGCCCAGATAGTCGAGCTTGCCGATCTTGACACCCTGATTGCGCAGGATGTCGTGCGCGGTGGCGACATGGAAGTAGAAATTGGGCAGCGCGAAGGTCAGCAGGTAGCTGGCGCCGGTAAAGTCCGGGAAGCCGCCGAAATTGAGGCGGATAGTGCGTTCTTCGCTGTCGGCGAACTGCTCCGGCGTCACGCTTTCCAGGAAGGCGATGGTGTTGGCGATCCGCTGTTGCAGCTGATCGAATGACGTTTCGTTATCTTCAAACTTAGGCGCCGGCACGCCGGTCAGGCGTTCCACCGTCATCTTCGACGTATCGCTGGCGCGCTGCACCTGGCCCGTCAGCGGCAACATATCATCGGCCAGCCGCGCCGAAATCATCGCATCCGGTACCGAGCCCTGCTGCTCGACGTGTGCTTCCGCCTTCTTCAGCAACGCCGACAACACTTTCAACCCGCGCACGAACGCGGGCACCGTCAATTGATCCATCGATAGCGCCATCATCATCTCCCCGAAAGAAAACTCCGAGTGTAGCGCAACGGCTTGAAGGCTGCCGGCGGTCAGGCCAATGCGTCGATGTTATTGCCGATCTGGCTGGTATTGCTGGCGGCGGCGGCTTTGCTGGCTTGCGCGATGTCGTAGACCAGTTGCTCTTGCTGGGTCACGGTGCCGTCTTCGTTCTTGTCGGCTGCGTCGTAGGTTTTGGTGGCGCTGCTGCTGCCACCGGCCGCGCTGGCGCCACCTGCGCCGCCAGCGCCTTTTGCGCCGCCGGCGCCGCTGACGCCACTCGCGCCCTGCGAGCCGCCCTCACCGCCGCCCTGCGGACGCGGCGGTTTGAAGTCGCCGCTCTTGATGGCCGAGGTCAGGTCATCCTTGGTGATCGAGCCGGTGCCTTCTTTGTCGATGGCGTCGAACTGCTTGGTGGCGTCGTCGGACGAGACGCCTTTGGATTCCAGGCCCTTGACGAACTCGTCTTTGCTGACCGAACCGTCGGTGTCGGCATCCATATCGTCGAACATCTTGGTCGCCAGACGCGCTGCGCCTTTGGCTGGATCGAAAGTTGGGGCGGTGGTGGTGCTGCTGGAAACGCTGCTGATTGCTGTGCTCATGGTTCTTACTCCGTGGTTAAGGACGCTATTCTATTAACGAACTAAACCATGTATCCATGACCCCGCAGAGTGTAAAGACGGGTAAAGATCAATCGACGCGCACCACCATCAGCCCTGCCCGCAAGCCGACACGCACATCGGGATTGGGGAATACCACCAGTTCTTCCGCATGCTGCACGGTGTAGACGGTGTCGCCATCACGCGCAATCTCTTCTCCTTGTTTCATGGCGGTGAAGTTATGCGTCTCTTTGCCGAACGCCATCTGGAACTGGTCGCTCAACTTGATGATCTGGCGCGCGGTATTGAAGATGTGCGGCCGCTGCGTGCCGTCACGCCTGGCCGCGCCGCGCAGCAGGTCATCGAGCGCCTGCGATGCGTCCTTGAACTGCGCCAGGTCATTCTGACCCAGCGTGCCGATGCGGCCCAGTTCAATGGTGGTGCCGGCCGCCGCATGGTGCTCGGCCGAGTAGTAGCTGTAAGTACCCACCGAGGCCGGGTTCATGATGATGGCGCCGATACCCGCAAGTCCCAGCCAGTCGATCAGTTGCGCGCGCGGTTGATCGGCAATCAATTCCGGCACGATGGCGAAGGTGGGATAAACGGATGGCCGGATCGCGGTATGCAGGTCGAGATGCCAGCGCGCCGGGCCGGCGTTCTGGAAGAACGCGGTGGTGGCGGCGATCATCACGTCGGCGCGTGCAGCTTCCGCCGTGCCTTCCAGCGTGCCGCGCTTTTCGCGGAACATGCGATTCAGGTCCGCGTCGATGAAGCGCTTGCCGGCGCGGATGGCGCCGATATTACCGACGCAAAGCATCAGGTCCACCGCCAGCGCGGACGGCTGATGCGACAGGGCGTCCAGCAAGTAAGCCACGACTTCGATCGGTCCGGTCTCGTCGCCGTGCACGCCGACGGAGATCAGCACCGCCGGGCGGACCGCACCACCGGCCGCGCGGATCGTGATGATGCCGTCGGCCGGCTCGGCGACCACAAAGCCGGCCGCCGTAAAGCGCGGCGCGATGGCGCTGAAATCCGCCTCCGCCAGCGCGCGCACCGCAGCAGGCAACTGCTGCGGCAACGCTGCCGGCGAATGTGCTTGCGAAACGCTCATCGTCTTACGCCGCCTGTGCCGTGACGCTGGCGTTGACCGCCTCGGACAAAGCCCACACATCCAGCATCGCCTGTTCCAGATCCGTCGCCACCGAATAGCCGGACAAGCCCAGCGTGTTGGCGACCACCTCCACCGCCTCCAGCGCCGAATGGCCGCCGGTGGCATGCTTGAGCACCTGCGACAGCAGGCGTTGCTGCGTGCGGCGCAGCGCGTTTTGCGCGTAGCTGCGCAACTGTTCCTGCGAACGGCTGGTGGCCGGCAGTTTCAGGCCGCGTTCCAGCGTGTCGATGCCGACCTGCGCGCGCAGCGCCAGGCCCACATGCAGGAAGGCCGGCAAGTCCATGCCCGCCGGACGTTGCACCGACAGCGCCGCAAACACAAACGCCGCCACGGCTTCCAGCGCATCCACCGCCATCCAGGCGCGCACAAATTCTGCGCGCAGGCCGGCGGTCAGTTCCGCTTCCGACTGGCCGCTGACAGGGGTGAGCTGCGCCAGCGTTTCCGGATTGGCGAACAGGCCGGTCAACTCGCCGACACCATTGCGCAACTGCTCGACAGGCACCGACAGCGCGCCTTCGATCACCGCCTTCTGCAGTACGCGGGTGTGCGCATCGACCTTGATCGACACCGCGCGCGGGATCTTCAGCGCATCTTCATCCAGCGTATCGAAGATCGGCGCCAGGTTCAGCGCGGACCATGCCTGGCCCCACGCAAGGATTACATCCGCTTCATCCACGCCATGTTCGCCCGCCAGTTGACGCAGCATCAGCGGACCGCAACGGTTGACCGATTCATTCGCCAGCACGGTGGCCAGGATGGCGTTGGCCAGCGGGTGCGCCAATGCTGGACGGGTAGCCACCAGCAGATCCGGGAAGTACGGTTTGAGCACCGATTCGGCCCAGCTGTTCTCGGTCAGCGGCAGCGCCGACAGAATTCGTTTGTAGCGGTTCTTGACGTTGGCGATGACCACCGCTAGTTCCGGCGTGGTCAGGCCCCGGCCATCGGCCTTGCGGCGCGCCAGTTCAGCCACCGACGGCAACTGCTCCAGCTCACGCGACAGCGCGCCCTCTTCTTCCAGAGACGCGATCAGCGCGGCGTAACCGTCCTGCACATCCGGATCGACCTGCGCCTGCAACTCGCGCACCAGCAACTGCGTTTGCAGCGTGTTGTCGCGCAGGACCAGGCGCTCGATGTCGTCGGTCATCTCGTTCAGCGTGCGGTTGCGGTCTGCTTCGCTCAACTGGCCGGCGTTCATTTCCACGTCCAGCCACATCTTTGCGTTCACTTCATGGTCGGAGCAATCCACGCCGGCCGAGTTGTCGATCGCATCAGTGAAGATGCGGCCACCGGACAGCGCAAACTCGATACGGCCAGCCTGCGTCGCACCCAGGTTGCCGCCTTCGGTGACGACTTTGCAGCGCAGCTGATTGCCGTCGACACGGATGTTGTCGTTGGCGCGGTCCTTGACCTGCGCGTGCGATTCGGTCGAGGCCTTGATATAGGTGCCGATGCCGCCGTTGTAGAACAGGTCCACCGGCGCCAGCAGGATGCGGTGCATCAGTTCTTCCGGCGCCAGTGCGGTTTCTTCGATATCCAGCACGGCGCGGATTTCCGGCGACAGCTCGATCGAACGCGCGTTACGCGGGAATACACCGCCGCCCTTCGAGATCAGTTCCTTGTTGTAGTCTTCCCACGAGGAGCGCGGCAACGCAAACATGCGCTCACGCTCGACGAACGATGCTTCCATGTCCGGATTCGGATCAAGGAAGATATGACGGTGATCGAACGCCGCCACGATCTTCAGCTTGCGCGACAACAGCGCGCCGTTGCCGAACACGTCGCCCGACATATCGCCCACGCCGACCATGGTCACCGGCGACACGTGAATGTCGTGGTCCATTTCGTAGAAGTGGCGCTTGACCGCTTCAAACGCGCCCTTGGCGGTAATGCCCATCTTCTTGTGGTCGTAGCCGTTGGAGCCGCCCGACGCAAACGCGTCGCCCAGCCAGAAACCGCGCTGCACGGCGATGCCGTTGGCGATGTCGGAGAAGGTCGCGGTGCCTTTATCGGCCGCCACCACCAGGTAAGGATCGTTAGGGTCGTAGACCACGGTATCGGCCGGCGGCACGATGTTACCCAGCACGCGGTTGTCGGTCACTTCCAGCAGGCTGGCGATGAACAGGCGATACACTGCCTCGCCTTCCGCCGCGATGGTTTCGCGCACGGCGTCTTTCGGCATCTGCTTGCAGACAAAGCCTCCCTTGGCGCCGGCCGGTACGATGACGGCGTTCTTCACCATCTGCGCCTTGACCAGGCCGAGGACTTCGGTGCGGTAGTCTTCCATGCGGTCCGACCAGCGCAAGCCACCACGGGCGACCGGGCCGCCGCGCAGGTGCACGCCTTCGAAGCGGCGCGAGAACACGAAGATCTCGCGGAACGGACGCGGTTCCGGCACCAGCAGCAGGTTACTGGTGTCGAATTTGAAGATAATCTTGTCGCCCTGCTGATCGTTCTGGAAGTAATTGGTGCGCAGCGTGGCGCTGATCAGCGTCGCCATCGCGCCCAGCACTTCTTCGCTGTCGGCGTGATTGATGGCCGGCAGACGGCTCTTGATGTCGGCAACCTTGTCCAGCGCAGCGGCGCGCGTGGCTTCGTCGTTGGCAGGATTAAAGCGCTGCAGGAAGGCGTCCACCAGTTCCTTGACGATGGCCGGCTGCTTGCGCAGCGTCTCGGCCATGTAGCGCACCGAGAAGCGCGGGCTGGCCTGGCGCCAGTAGCTCATGTAGGCGCGCACCAGCTGCACTTCGCGCACGCTCAGGCCACCTTCGACCACCAGGCCATTCAGACGGCCGTCTTCGGCCGCATCGTTGAACAGCGCGGCGAACAGCTCTTCCGCCACCGGCACGATTTCCGGCTTGGACAGCTTGGCGGCGCTGTCGGCATCCACCGACAGGCTGGTGACGAAATGGCGCTCGCCGTTCACGCGCAGCGAGTGCGCCTGCTCGCGGTCGATGGTCACGCCGGCGTTATGCAGCGCTGGCAGGATGGTCGACAGCGACGGCACGCGGTCGACCGAATACAGGCGAATGCTGGTGTGGCCGTTGTCGGCATCCACGCGCACGCTAACGCGCGAAGGATCGGTGTTGCGCAGGATCGCGCCCAGATCGTGGAAGGCGGCGGACGGCGTGGTGGTGGCGACGTAGTCAGTCGGCAGCGTCGCGCACATTTTGCGCAGGCTGGCGCGCAGCGGCACGTCGGTGACGGCGTCGGCCAGCACGGAGAACTGGTCGTGCCAGCCATCCATCACAGCCAGCAGCGGTTGCTGGATGTCGGTTTCCAGATCCAGCGGATAGCGCGCGCCATGCGCGATCAGGTAGACGCGGGCCAGCGGGCCATCGGCCACCAGCGTCTGCGAGCTGACATGGTTGGCGCCGGAACTGGCCTGCAGTGCTTTGGCCAGTGCCGAACCAACGCTTGCGCTGTAACGCTCGCGCGGCAGGTAGACCAGCACATTCAGGTGACGCGCATAGACGTCGCGGCGGGCGAACACTTTGGCGCGCGGCTGTTTGTACAGCGAGACCACGGCGCCGCAGACTTCGGCCAGCCATTCCGGATCGGCTTCCAGCGCTTCGGTGCGCGGCAGCGATTCGAGGATCTCGACGAACTTCTCGGCGCGGAAGCCTTCCTGGCGCACGCCGGCGATGCTCAGCACGCGCGCCACGCGGCCACGCGCGAACGGCAAACGGTTCAGCGGCGTCGAGGTGGCGGCGCGGGTGAACAGGCCCACGAAGCAGTATTCGCCGAGGATCGCGCCTTGCGCGTCGGTGCGGCGCACGCCGATGAAGTCCAGCTGCTGGTCGCGGTGCAGCGTGCCTTCCACGTCGGCCTTGACGATGGACAGCGTGTGGCCGCGCTTGGACAGCGTATCGAAATCGCCAGGGATATTGGCCAGGCAGGTACCGTACACCGGATGCGAAGTATCCTGCAGCACGCCGATGCGGCTAGGGATGTCGCGCTCCAGTTCACGCACGCCCGGCTTGACGGCGTAGTAAGCGTAGCCGAACGGCTCGAAGCCTTCGGTCTTGGCCCATTCCAGGAAGGCGGCGACTTCCTTGCCTTCTTCACCATGCGCTGCGGCTTCCGCA from Duganella dendranthematis encodes:
- a CDS encoding NAD-glutamate dehydrogenase domain-containing protein; translation: MKVSPQDLRNQTLDHVKASMSPGDDAKVAELIAAWLKSLDDEDLAGIAPESLAMVLWGGFVQAAKRTASGAQIARLRYDDGRGGMATALLILNDDMPYLVDSIVMAMRKLRVTANNVLNTVLPVTRDADGVVTAVGEHGAKLESYVLVLLSEDLPEAEVGMLEERIVMVSRDAAVVRRDRAAMLEQFSRIGAEAAAHGEEGKEVAAFLEWAKTEGFEPFGYAYYAVKPGVRELERDIPSRIGVLQDTSHPVYGTCLANIPGDFDTLSKRGHTLSIVKADVEGTLHRDQQLDFIGVRRTDAQGAILGEYCFVGLFTRAATSTPLNRLPFARGRVARVLSIAGVRQEGFRAEKFVEILESLPRTEALEADPEWLAEVCGAVVSLYKQPRAKVFARRDVYARHLNVLVYLPRERYSASVGSALAKALQASSGANHVSSQTLVADGPLARVYLIAHGARYPLDLETDIQQPLLAVMDGWHDQFSVLADAVTDVPLRASLRKMCATLPTDYVATTTPSAAFHDLGAILRNTDPSRVSVRVDADNGHTSIRLYSVDRVPSLSTILPALHNAGVTIDREQAHSLRVNGERHFVTSLSVDADSAAKLSKPEIVPVAEELFAALFNDAAEDGRLNGLVVEGGLSVREVQLVRAYMSYWRQASPRFSVRYMAETLRKQPAIVKELVDAFLQRFNPANDEATRAAALDKVADIKSRLPAINHADSEEVLGAMATLISATLRTNYFQNDQQGDKIIFKFDTSNLLLVPEPRPFREIFVFSRRFEGVHLRGGPVARGGLRWSDRMEDYRTEVLGLVKAQMVKNAVIVPAGAKGGFVCKQMPKDAVRETIAAEGEAVYRLFIASLLEVTDNRVLGNIVPPADTVVYDPNDPYLVVAADKGTATFSDIANGIAVQRGFWLGDAFASGGSNGYDHKKMGITAKGAFEAVKRHFYEMDHDIHVSPVTMVGVGDMSGDVFGNGALLSRKLKIVAAFDHRHIFLDPNPDMEASFVERERMFALPRSSWEDYNKELISKGGGVFPRNARSIELSPEIRAVLDIEETALAPEELMHRILLAPVDLFYNGGIGTYIKASTESHAQVKDRANDNIRVDGNQLRCKVVTEGGNLGATQAGRIEFALSGGRIFTDAIDNSAGVDCSDHEVNAKMWLDVEMNAGQLSEADRNRTLNEMTDDIERLVLRDNTLQTQLLVRELQAQVDPDVQDGYAALIASLEEEGALSRELEQLPSVAELARRKADGRGLTTPELAVVIANVKNRYKRILSALPLTENSWAESVLKPYFPDLLVATRPALAHPLANAILATVLANESVNRCGPLMLRQLAGEHGVDEADVILAWGQAWSALNLAPIFDTLDEDALKIPRAVSIKVDAHTRVLQKAVIEGALSVPVEQLRNGVGELTGLFANPETLAQLTPVSGQSEAELTAGLRAEFVRAWMAVDALEAVAAFVFAALSVQRPAGMDLPAFLHVGLALRAQVGIDTLERGLKLPATSRSQEQLRSYAQNALRRTQQRLLSQVLKHATGGHSALEAVEVVANTLGLSGYSVATDLEQAMLDVWALSEAVNASVTAQAA